The following coding sequences lie in one Tichowtungia aerotolerans genomic window:
- the rplQ gene encoding 50S ribosomal protein L17 codes for MRHRVKKIKLGRRGAHRDSMLANMVCSLIAERRIKTTLSKAKVVAPMAEKMVTLGKKGTLAARRQALSALKQETVVQALFDEIAPGFANRAGGYTRITKLGPRMSDASEMAIIEWVEAAEPAAAEK; via the coding sequence ATGAGACATCGTGTAAAAAAAATTAAACTGGGCCGTCGCGGTGCACACCGTGATTCGATGCTCGCCAATATGGTTTGCAGTCTGATTGCCGAACGTCGCATCAAGACCACTCTGTCAAAAGCCAAAGTTGTGGCTCCGATGGCGGAGAAAATGGTTACGCTGGGCAAAAAAGGAACGCTGGCCGCTCGCCGTCAGGCATTGTCCGCACTCAAACAGGAAACTGTGGTGCAAGCGCTCTTTGACGAGATCGCCCCGGGCTTTGCAAATCGTGCCGGTGGATACACCCGGATCACCAAACTCGGTCCGCGGATGAGCGATGCTTCAGAAATGGCAATCATTGAATGGGTGGAAGCCGCTGAGCCGGCCGCTGCCGAAAAGTGA
- a CDS encoding DNA-directed RNA polymerase subunit alpha: MPIRLGRFEMPKRVVKDESVSTENYGKFIAEPFEAGYGRTIGNSMRRVLLSSLEGTSISSVKIKGAPHEFCTLPGVREDVTDIVLNLKKVLFKSYTRDPQVLKINVQGPGEVTAGDIITVDGVDVLNPDHHIATLDEDGSFVAEFETRVGRGYCPAEGNKKEEQEIGVIPIDSLFSPVSRVKYEVDRCRVGRRTDYDRLIIEIWTDGRVTPDDALTLSAAILRHHLDVFVSYDKDLIEFEASEKQIDIEKEELRKKLNISVNEIELSVRAANCLNNANITTVGELAQKTEAEMLKYRNFGKKSLNEIKQKIIDMGLSLGMTFDPDLLNPPAKDFE; the protein is encoded by the coding sequence ATGCCGATTAGATTAGGTCGTTTCGAAATGCCCAAACGGGTCGTCAAAGACGAATCCGTTTCCACCGAGAACTATGGAAAATTCATCGCCGAGCCGTTTGAGGCCGGATATGGACGCACCATCGGGAACTCTATGCGCCGTGTGCTGCTTTCCTCTTTGGAAGGCACCTCCATTTCTTCTGTTAAAATCAAAGGTGCACCGCACGAATTCTGCACGCTTCCGGGCGTTCGTGAAGATGTGACGGACATCGTTCTGAACCTGAAGAAAGTTTTGTTCAAATCCTATACCCGCGATCCGCAGGTTCTTAAGATCAACGTGCAGGGACCGGGCGAGGTGACTGCCGGCGATATCATTACGGTTGATGGAGTTGATGTTCTCAACCCAGACCACCACATCGCTACCCTGGATGAAGACGGTTCTTTTGTTGCTGAATTTGAAACCCGTGTCGGTCGCGGTTACTGCCCGGCAGAAGGCAACAAAAAAGAAGAACAGGAAATCGGTGTGATTCCGATTGACTCTCTGTTCTCCCCGGTTTCCCGCGTAAAATACGAGGTGGATCGTTGCCGGGTTGGACGCCGTACGGACTATGACCGCCTGATCATCGAAATCTGGACGGATGGCCGTGTGACTCCGGATGACGCTCTGACGCTTTCTGCAGCAATTCTGCGTCATCATCTCGACGTTTTCGTCAGCTACGACAAAGACCTCATCGAGTTCGAAGCGAGCGAGAAGCAGATCGACATCGAGAAAGAAGAGCTGCGTAAAAAACTGAATATCAGCGTCAACGAAATTGAGCTGAGTGTTCGTGCGGCAAACTGCCTGAACAACGCCAATATCACAACGGTTGGCGAGCTGGCCCAGAAAACAGAAGCGGAAATGCTTAAATACCGCAACTTCGGTAAGAAGTCGCTGAATGAGATCAAACAGAAGATCATTGATATGGGGCTTTCGCTGGGAATGACTTTTGATCCGGATCTGTTGAACCCGCCGGCAAAAGATTTCGAATAA